A window of Candidatus Omnitrophota bacterium genomic DNA:
TCTCCTTAGTTGCCTTAAATACCGTTGACTTAAGTAAATTATTAATTGTTTCTTGTTTTATTAGCTTTCCTTCTGAATCCTTTTGGCTGTATTCAATCAGGCCACGGAAAGTCTTGTGAGCGCAATGTTCCGACCAAAGCGTAGCAATAGTTTCAAGCTCACAATCGGTAGGATTACGTTTTAACTTTTGAAAGTAAGCCTGAATTATTTTCATCTCATCAAGACTCAAAGAAAGACAACCTTGCTTTGAAATCTCTTTTAATTTTTCATCACTAGCCTCCAATACCTCTACTGTCACAAGATTAAAGCTGTAGTCCTTACCTGAAAACTCATCAAGAGTAGCCAATCTAGAACCCTGCTCATATTCTAAAATATGTTCAATAAGCGGATTATAAAGTAATTTTGAAGCAAGATACAATATTTGTTCTTTGGCTAAACCAACAAATTCATAAAACCGGGCGCAACGAGCACTTTTTAGATTTAAAGACATATCGCTGACTGCCTTCTCAAGCGACAAAGCTACCGTATCGCAAACTCCGGGATTATAAGTTATCAATATTTGATTATCTTCAGGTCGGTCTTCAAAAATACCACGAGTTATACTGTAGGCTTCAATAATCGGATCAATTAAAAGCTGGGTCGCAATCATCTCAAGCTGACCTTGGCCTAGATCAGCCTCGAGAAGATAGACTTTACGAGTAAAAACTTGTGGGTTTAAAGCGATACCTAAATCGCTTATTTCGGAAGCGATCTTTGAAGAAGAAGCTTTTTCTTTTGAAAATACGTCTATTCTCCAAATCATTTGTCGGTGAATTTTTGCCTTATTCAGGCAAGATCAATTGAACGATTAAATGCGGATAGTAAAACTCGTTAGCTACGCCATTCCTACTCTTTCATAAATCTTATCTACATTCGAAAGGTAAGCATAAGGATTAAAAATTTCCTCAAGCTCTTTCTTAGTTAGAAGTTTCTTGACCTTCGAATTCAAAAAACTCTCCTTCTTAAAAGATGATTTTTTATTAATTACCTTTAAAGCAATACCTTGAACGATATCATAAGCTCTGATCCGCGGGATACCTTTGTCCATCAATTTAAGTAACAGTTTCTGAGAATAAACAATGCCACGGTTAAGCTCGATATTTTTAAGCATATTTTCAGAGTTAACCTTTAGATCACCAACCACCTGCTTAAACTTCTTAAGCATATAGTCTAGGGCTATCGTTGAATCGGGTAAAACAATTCTTTCGGATGATGAATGCGATATGTCCCGTTCATGCCAAAGATTAATATTCTCAGAGCCAACCAACATATTGGCCCGCAAAATTCTAGCTAAACCGCAGATTCGTTCACAAACAATCGGATTTTGCTTGTGCGGCATCGCGCTTGATCCTTTCTGTCCCTTATAAAACGGCTCTTTTACTTCATCAACTTCATTCCTATGCAAATGTCTGACCTCGGTAGCGAATCTCTCTAGAGTTGAGCCAATCAAGGAAAGTAAAGATAAGTAGTAAGCGATTCTTTCCCGAGAAACAATCTGGGTTGATATTAAAGCCGGCTTTATTTTAAGCTTTTTACAAATATACTCTTCAACCCTTAAATTAAAATGAGCAAAGGTTCCAACTGCTCCGGAAATCTTTCCACAAGCAACATAATCAAGACTATCAGCTAAAAGCTTTCTTTCCTCTCTTAAATCATTATAAAGATATAAAAACTTAAGACCAAAACTATAAACCTCAGCATGTACTCCATGAGTTCGAGCCATGCAAAGAGTATCTTTGTATTTAAGGGCTTTCTTCTTAACTTCAGCTAAAACCAAATCCAAATCTTTCAAGATAACTAAAGTTGCATCCTTTATCTGTGTGGCTAAAGTCGTATCAAGTAAATCTGATGAAGTCAAACCCAAATGCAAATATTGAGCATCTTTGCCAATTTGTTTAGATATATGTTTCAGGAAAGCTATAATATCGTGGTGGGTCTTCTCCTCGATCTTTTTAATTGCCAGGGTAGAAATCTTTACCTTTGAAAAGCTCTTACTGACACCTTTGGGGATCTTTTTTTGCTTCTCTAAAGCTTCACAAAGTAAGGCTTCAATCTTTAAAAAACGCTTAAATTTTTCATCCTCACTCCAAATATTACCAATTTCAGTCGGAGTATAACGCTTGATCATCAATCACCTCTAGATTTACTTAGCCTTAAAAACAACCCTTAACAAGAGGTAATATCTTACCAAACAATTCTTTTTGAGTCAATTGAATTAGCAAAAAAATCCTTAGAAACAAAGAACTAAATAAGCCTTGCTAGCTAAGGGTAATTGCTATATCGAAGGTAAGCGACCGACGCCGGATGCCTTGAGGAAAATTCGGTAAAGGACTAGCCTGTACAATCTCCTCTCTGATCGTTCGGTCGATAAGTTGAGAACCAGAGGCACGAAGCATGCTAATATCGCTGATATAACCATCAGACCCAACGGTAATTCTAAAGAGAATGTTACGATTTATGGCTGATGAGCTAGATAAGCTCAAGATAAGATTGCGGAAACGAGAAGTATCAATAACGTCTCGAGCGTAAGCTACGTAACGATCAACCAGATATCTTTGATCACCGTATACATTTGAGCTTGATTCTACTCTGATATTCTGAGAATTAATGACCGAATCCCTCCGAGAGCGGTAGTTCTGGCTAGGTTGAGACTTCCTTTTGAAAAAACGATTTTGACCTTCCTCGATCGAGTCCGGATCAAACTCTTTAAACTTTTCACCTAAATTCGACAGGTGCGGAGTTATAAAAATTAATACCTCCTTATCTTCAGCAGTCCTATCCTTCGATTTAAAAAAATTACCCAAAAAAGGAACGTGACTTAACATCGGGGCTCTGGTTTTGGTTTGACTTGAGTTGTGTTGGATAAGCCCTCCGATACCAATAGTGTCACCATCAAAAACCCTCACGGTAGTAGACACTGTCCGTCGGTTTACTATCGGTAAATTAGCGCTACTGGTTCCGACAACTTCACTTACTTCCGGCTGAATTTTTACAGTAATTGCCCCGCTTGAAGAAACACTAGGGGTAACTTTTAGGGTAACTCCAGTACCAATTGATTGAAGAGTATTGTAAGGGTAGGCTTGAGAACCGGTATTAATTAAGAAAAACTCCTCTTTGCCAATAAATATATTTGCCTCTTCTCCGTCTAAGGCTGAAATCCGCGGGTTAGCCCTTACCACTGCTTTTCCGGTCTGAATCATGGTTTTTAAGGTAATTAGAGTGCTCTGGGTAACTGTTCCGGAAAGAGTATATTCAGCAGTTGTCGCAGACCCCAAACCCTTCTCAAGAGTAAAGTTTGACGGCGGACTAACCGTAAAACCACCCTCCTGCATACTACCCCACTTAACGCCCAGCTCTTTTTTATCCGATTCTGATATTTCAATAACTAAAGCTTCCATCATAACCTGTTGACGAGGTTGATCGATCTTATTAATATCCTGCCTGAAGCGAGCAATAATATTCAACGGGGCAGTAATTGTTACTGAATTATTTTGTAAATTAGCCTTAATGTAAGGATGAAAAAAGTCAGACACTAAAGACTCTACATCCTTGGCCTTGACATAATCCAAAGCTATAACCTCGGTTTTGGCTAAAAGGTCAAACACTGGGCTCTCCGGTTTAGCTAAGCCAACAATGTAATACTTATCTATCTTTTTAAAGTTATAGCCCAAAGGAATCAGAATCATACTCAAAGCTTCCTCTAGGGGTACATTTTCAAGTTCAACGTTAATAAAACCCTGGACCGAAGGATCAATAACAATCGGCACCTTGGTTTGAGCTGAAACGTCTTGAAGAGCCTGGCGAACATCAGTCTCATAAAATACATTATTT
This region includes:
- the purB gene encoding adenylosuccinate lyase, with the protein product MIKRYTPTEIGNIWSEDEKFKRFLKIEALLCEALEKQKKIPKGVSKSFSKVKISTLAIKKIEEKTHHDIIAFLKHISKQIGKDAQYLHLGLTSSDLLDTTLATQIKDATLVILKDLDLVLAEVKKKALKYKDTLCMARTHGVHAEVYSFGLKFLYLYNDLREERKLLADSLDYVACGKISGAVGTFAHFNLRVEEYICKKLKIKPALISTQIVSRERIAYYLSLLSLIGSTLERFATEVRHLHRNEVDEVKEPFYKGQKGSSAMPHKQNPIVCERICGLARILRANMLVGSENINLWHERDISHSSSERIVLPDSTIALDYMLKKFKQVVGDLKVNSENMLKNIELNRGIVYSQKLLLKLMDKGIPRIRAYDIVQGIALKVINKKSSFKKESFLNSKVKKLLTKKELEEIFNPYAYLSNVDKIYERVGMA
- a CDS encoding TonB C-terminal domain-containing protein, with translation MKLKKEICVVLLAGLFFVSLAAYSSDDFFASYLDAESVEPLVNNVFYETDVRQALQDVSAQTKVPIVIDPSVQGFINVELENVPLEEALSMILIPLGYNFKKIDKYYIVGLAKPESPVFDLLAKTEVIALDYVKAKDVESLVSDFFHPYIKANLQNNSVTITAPLNIIARFRQDINKIDQPRQQVMMEALVIEISESDKKELGVKWGSMQEGGFTVSPPSNFTLEKGLGSATTAEYTLSGTVTQSTLITLKTMIQTGKAVVRANPRISALDGEEANIFIGKEEFFLINTGSQAYPYNTLQSIGTGVTLKVTPSVSSSGAITVKIQPEVSEVVGTSSANLPIVNRRTVSTTVRVFDGDTIGIGGLIQHNSSQTKTRAPMLSHVPFLGNFFKSKDRTAEDKEVLIFITPHLSNLGEKFKEFDPDSIEEGQNRFFKRKSQPSQNYRSRRDSVINSQNIRVESSSNVYGDQRYLVDRYVAYARDVIDTSRFRNLILSLSSSSAINRNILFRITVGSDGYISDISMLRASGSQLIDRTIREEIVQASPLPNFPQGIRRRSLTFDIAITLS